The Pan troglodytes isolate AG18354 chromosome 1, NHGRI_mPanTro3-v2.0_pri, whole genome shotgun sequence genome includes a region encoding these proteins:
- the PEF1 gene encoding peflin isoform X1, translating into MASYPYRQGCPGAAGQAPGAPPGSYYPGPPNSGGQYGSGLPPGGGYGGPAPGGPYGPPAGGGPYGHPNPGMFPSGTPGGPYGGAAPGGPYGQPPPSSYGAQQPGLYGQGGAPPNVDPEAYSWFQSVDSDHSGYISMKELKQALVNCNWSSFNDETCLMMINMFDKTKSGRIDVYGFSALWKFIQQWKNLFQQYDRDRSGSISYTELQQALSQMGYNLSPQFTQLLVSRYCPRSANPAMQLDRFIQVCTQLQVLTEAFREKDTAVQGNIRLSFEDFVTMTASRML; encoded by the exons ATGGCCAGCTATCCTTACCGGCAG GGCTGCCCAGGAGCTGCAGGACAAGCACCAGGAGCCCCTCCGGGTAGCTACTACCCTGGACCCCCCAATAGTGGAGGGCAGTATGGTAGTGGGCTACCCCCTGGTGGTGGTTATGGGGGTCCTGCCCCTGGAGGGCCTTATGGACCACCAGCTGGTGGAGGGCCCTATGGACACCCCAATCCTGGGATGTTCCCCTCTGGAACTCCAGGAGGACCATATGGCGGTGCAGCTCCGGGGGGCCCCTATGGTCAGCCACCTCCAAGTTCCTACGGTGCCCAGCAGCCTGGGCTTTATGGACAGG GTGGCGCCCCTCCCAATGTGGATCCTGAGGCCTACTCCTGGTTCCAGTCGGTGGACTCAGATCACAGTGGCTATATCTCCATGAAGGAGCTAAAGCAGGCCCTGGTCAACTGCAATTGGTCTTCATTCAATGATGAGACCTGCCTCATGATGATAA ACATGTTTGACAAGACCAAGTCAGGCCGCATCGATGTCTACGGCTTCTCAGCCCTGTGGAAATTCATCCAGCAGTGGAAGAACCTCTTCCAGCAGTATGACCGGGACCGCTCGGGCTCCATTAGCTACACAGAGCTGCAGCAAG CTCTGTCCCAAATGGGCTACAACCTGAGCCCCCAGTTCACCCAGCTTCTGGTCTCCCGCTACTGCCCACGCTCTGCCAATCCTGCCATGCAGCTTGACCGCTTCATCCAGGTGTGCACCCAGCTGCAGGTGCTGACAGAGGCCTTCCGGGAGAAGGACACAGCTGTACAAGGCAACATTCGGCTCAGCTTCGAGGACTTCGTCACCATGACAGCTTCTCGGATGCTATGA
- the PEF1 gene encoding peflin isoform X2 → MFPSGTPGGPYGGAAPGGPYGQPPPSSYGAQQPGLYGQGGAPPNVDPEAYSWFQSVDSDHSGYISMKELKQALVNCNWSSFNDETCLMMINMFDKTKSGRIDVYGFSALWKFIQQWKNLFQQYDRDRSGSISYTELQQALSQMGYNLSPQFTQLLVSRYCPRSANPAMQLDRFIQVCTQLQVLTEAFREKDTAVQGNIRLSFEDFVTMTASRML, encoded by the exons ATGTTCCCCTCTGGAACTCCAGGAGGACCATATGGCGGTGCAGCTCCGGGGGGCCCCTATGGTCAGCCACCTCCAAGTTCCTACGGTGCCCAGCAGCCTGGGCTTTATGGACAGG GTGGCGCCCCTCCCAATGTGGATCCTGAGGCCTACTCCTGGTTCCAGTCGGTGGACTCAGATCACAGTGGCTATATCTCCATGAAGGAGCTAAAGCAGGCCCTGGTCAACTGCAATTGGTCTTCATTCAATGATGAGACCTGCCTCATGATGATAA ACATGTTTGACAAGACCAAGTCAGGCCGCATCGATGTCTACGGCTTCTCAGCCCTGTGGAAATTCATCCAGCAGTGGAAGAACCTCTTCCAGCAGTATGACCGGGACCGCTCGGGCTCCATTAGCTACACAGAGCTGCAGCAAG CTCTGTCCCAAATGGGCTACAACCTGAGCCCCCAGTTCACCCAGCTTCTGGTCTCCCGCTACTGCCCACGCTCTGCCAATCCTGCCATGCAGCTTGACCGCTTCATCCAGGTGTGCACCCAGCTGCAGGTGCTGACAGAGGCCTTCCGGGAGAAGGACACAGCTGTACAAGGCAACATTCGGCTCAGCTTCGAGGACTTCGTCACCATGACAGCTTCTCGGATGCTATGA
- the HCRTR1 gene encoding orexin/Hypocretin receptor type 1 → MEPSATPGAQMGVPPGSREPSPVPPDYEDEFLRYLWRDYLYPKQYEWVLIAAYVAVFVVALVGNTLVCLAVWRNHHMRTVTNYFIVNLSLADVLVTAICLPASLLVDITESWLFGHALCKVIPYLQAVSVSVAVLTLSFIALDRWYAICHPLLFKSTARRARGSILGIWAVSLAIMVPQAAVMECSSVLPELANRTRLFSVCDERWADDLYPKIYHSCFFIVTYLAPLGLMAMAYFQIFRKLWGRQIPGTTSALVRNWKRPSDQLGDLEQGLSGEPQPRARAFLAEVKQMRARRKTAKMLMVVLLVFALCYLPISVLNVLKRVFGMFRQASDREAVYACFTFSHWLVYANSAANPIIYNFLSGKFREQFKAAFSCCLPGLGPCGSLKAPSPRSSASHKSLSLQSRCSVSKISEHVVLTSVTTVLP, encoded by the exons ATGGAGCCCTCAGCCACCCCAGGGGCCCAGATGGGGGTCCCCCCTGGCAGCAGAGAGCCGTCCCCTGTGCCTCCAGACTATGAAGACGAGTTTCTCCGCTATCTGTGGCGCGATTATCTGTACCCAAAACAGTATGAGTGGGTCCTCATCGCAGCCTATGTGGCTGTGTTCGTCGTGGCCCTGGTGGGCAACACGCTGG TCTGCCTGGCCGTGTGGCGGAACCACCACATGAGGACAGTCACCAACTACTTCATTGTCAACCTGTCCCTGGCTGACGTTCTGGTGACTGCCATCTGCCTGCCGGCCAGCCTGCTGGTGGACATCACTGAGTCCTGGCTGTTCGGCCATGCCCTCTGCAAGGTCATCCCCTATCTACAG GCCGTGTCCGTGTCAGTGGCAGTGCTAACTCTCAGCTTCATCGCCCTGGACCGCTGGTATGCCATCTGCCACCCACTATTGTTCAAGAGCACAGCCCGGCGGGCCCGTGGCTCCATCCTGGGCATCTGGGCTGTGTCGCTGGCCATCATGGTGCCCCAGGCTGCAGTCATGGAATGCAGCAGTGTGCTGCCTGAGCTAGCCAACCGCACACGGCTCTTCTCAGTCTGTGATGAACGCTGGGCAG ATGACCTCTATCCCAAGATCTACCACAGTTGCTTCTTTATTGTCACCTACCTGGCCCCACTGGGCCTCATGGCCATGGCCTATTTCCAGATATTCCGCAAGCTCTGGGGCCGCCAG ATCCCCGGCACCACCTCAGCACTGGTGCGGAACTGGAAGCGCCCCTCAGACCAGCTGGGGGACCTGGAGCAGGGCCTGAGTGGAGAGCCCCAGCCCCGGGCCCGCGCCTTCCTGGCTGAAGTGAAGCAGATGCGTGCACGGAGGAAGACAGCCAAGATGCTGATGGTGGTGCTGCTGGTCTTCGCCCTCTGCTACCTGCCCATCAGTGTCCTCAATGTCCTTAAGAG GGTGTTCGGGATGTTCCGCCAAGCCAGTGACCGCGAAGCTGTCTACGCCTGCTTCACCTTCTCCCACTGGCTGGTGTACGCCAACAGCGCTGCCAACCCCATCATCTACAACTTCCTCAGTG GCAAATTCCGGGAGCAGTTTAAGGCTGCCTTCTCCTgctgcctgcctggcctgggTCCCTGCGGCTCTCTGAAGGCCCCTAGTCCCCGCTCCTCTGCCAGCCACAAGTCCTTGTCCTTGCAGAGCCGATGCTCCGTCTCCAAAATCTCTGAGCATGTGGTGCTCACCAGCGTCACCACAGTGCTGCCCTGA